Genomic DNA from Vanrija pseudolonga chromosome 3, complete sequence:
CGTCGGGGCCCTTCTTGGCAATGATCGTCAACGCGTCCGCCAGGCGGTGGCGGTACACGTAGTCGCCTTGCTTCAGCAGCGTGCCGTTCGGCGCGAACTGCTCTGCCCAGATCGGGTCGGAGGTGAGGAAAGGGTACGCGGGCGTCAAGACAGTCGCGAGGTCATAGTTCACCGGGAAGCCGTGGCGCGCAATGTCGATAGACGGCTCGAACAGGCGCTTCCACGGCAGCTTTCCGTGGCGCTTGTGCAGGGCTTCCCAGGCTGGAGGCGGGTTAGCGAGTCGTCAAGAACCAGCAACCCACCCCTGATCTCGCCCGGCACACCGACCGCCAGACCGCCCTTGGTCGACTTGGTCTGGTTGACGCCGTACTGCGAGTACATGGTCTCGTTGCTGCCTGCCGGGGCCGTCTCGCGGAAGTCGATCTGCTCGTACCCCTTCGAGCCGTCCTTGTTGGTGAAGCGGTTGATGAGGAATCCGCCCTGCGAGGGTGAGCtagcggagcgagcgcggcacTTACGCCTCCGATACCAGAGTGCCAGTTGGAGATAACGCCTACGCAGAGCGAGGCAGCGATGATGGCTGGCTGTGTTAGCTCATATCACCCTACCTCGCTCGGCCACCCAAAACCCCGCACTCACCATCAGCGGCGCTcccgccgtccttgagcgcctgcaCGCCGATAGCAGAGCACGTGCCGATCtcggtcgcgacggcgccgtgctcgcccgccgaggcgaaCGGGCACCCGGCGACATTGTACCCCGAGCAGGTATTCCAGCGCTTATTGAGCGTGTGCGTCGCCggctcgacgggcgcggcgtgcgccagcgccaacaggagcggagcgaggacgagggggagcATTGTGAGTGCGTGGGGGTCTCAGCTGCTCACCTACCCCCCTCAGCTTAAGTactctcgagctcgtgggcCGCCCCGCCGAGCCAAGTTGAGCCGAGCCGACCCCTCACTGCCCCCCCGTCCCCGCGGCACGAGGATACTGAGCAAAGTGTAGCGCTCTAGTGAGACACCCCCACGGCTTGTTTGACGTCATGCGCTCGCCACATGCCATCCTCAGGGCTCGAGACGCTAGGCACTGCCAAAACCAAAAGTCAAACGCGAGCGTTCCCCAGCCATTTCGCTTGTAGCTAGCGCCATGTGCTTTGCCTCCCCACTGCGCTATGCGCAATGTTACAATGGGAGACTGCAAGCACGAGGAGAGCAGACTTTTTTTCCAATCACGCCAAGCAAGGTTGGTGCCTGGTTGCGTGAAGAGGAGGTGGACGGAGCGGAACtgagctgctcctcgtcgtcgtcgtcgtcctcttgATCGGACGGCCCCGCCTTACGGCGCACAATTGTTCTTGACGTGCAGATAACGAGAGGATCTGAATGCCAGGTCCTGTTGTCACCACACCTCGTGATCTTGCTGTTGGAGCGACTACTTCTGCTTTCGGCATCGTCAAACGTGCCTCCTCTTCTGGCGTCGTACTGTGCtggtgcttgtgcttgtgctgctCGCTCTTCGCTTCATCGTTAATTGTGGGGGGAGGGACGACCATCGGCGACTTCCGTTTCAGGCGCCAGCCACAAGATACAGTGATTCCCTGGCTATTTGGCGTGCTCACCCACTTCACACTTCCCTGTGCTCCCTCGCTTGGCGATGGACAAATATATCGCTTGCATAGGCTCTAGGCAATACATTGCTTGCATAGCGGCGTAAGCATAAGGACTACACAGTCTCGCAGGTCATGTCTTGGCAGGACAGGCGACCAGACGTTTCACAAGGGACCACACCCCACTCCAACCCACTCTGGCGGTGCACCACCGCCGCATTACAGTTTCTGTCGCCTAGATGGGCTCGCCTTGGAGGGGCTCGGCCCGCTGCGCATCACGGCGTCCAccaagcggcggcgctcctTCTCCGATACGGGGTCCGCATAGGTCACCCGCATCGACTCGTCCTCCACCGCTGCTGGCGGAACTCCGAGCATGGTCACGGGTTCCTTCGCAGGCGACTTGACGGGCGAGGTGGAAGGAGAGCCTGCGGTCGGCGTGACCACGGCCTTTGACTTTGTCGAGCTaactcgagcacggcggacCTGACGTCAGTGGCAGTCCTTATCGAAGCAACTCACCAGCTTGGAACGCTGGGGCGCGGGGTCCTCGGCAAGTTTGCGCAAGGCTGCAGTGAAGTCATCTCGGGTGCCGGTAGCGCCGACTGTGGCCGACGCCTTGAGGTCGGATGCTCTAGCGGGTGAGCCGAGCGGGGAAGACTCTGGGGCGGATGCGGTTCGGCGTCCAGGACTCAGGATGGCGCGGTTGAGGATTCGCTCGGTCGCGTGCTTCGGTGGTGACAGAGGGTTGGCGTGCTCTGCGTCCGGGATCACGTCCACATGCGTCGGAGTAGGCTTGAGTGACCGAGCTCCCGGTGTTCCGCGCAGAGCGCCACCCTCGGGTGGTGGGAGGCTTGGGTCGAGACCAGACGAGGTCGTTGTGTTCGTCGTCTGTCTTGCACTAGCAGTGGCAGCGGGGGCAGGGGCTGAGCAGTGTGAGTACGGTAAGCTCAGGCCCGCAGACCCACCATCGTGGGCGTGAGCACTTGCAGGCTCCATGACACCCGTCCGTCCCATTGTCCAGAGCCACGAATCCCGCACAACAGTCAGGCCCCACTCCTTCGCCTTGTCGTACTTGAGTCCCGCTGGCGACGCGCACACCAGATGGGTCGCATGCTTGTTGAGCCTCTCAGATAGGGTTCCTCCGATAGTCCGCAGCAGTCGCCGCAGGTACACATTTGTTTCAGTTGAGAAGCCTGAAATGTGGACGAGGAAGGGTTCGGCTTCCGGGATTGCTCGTGTGAAGCTTACGGGCTGGAAAACGAGGTTCTCGTCCGGAGATAATAGTCGCTGGGAGAAGCAGCAGCCCTCCACCCAGCACTCGGTTACGACTTGTGGTGCTGTCTGGCCCGTGGGTAGTTCTGGCATCGGTGGCCGgaggcgcgccgagctgaggTGGTCAGCAGGAGTCGTGGGTGACAATACCACTCACAGTCGAACGATGACATAGTCCACTGGGGCACCAGCCAAGCGGTCAGCCTCGCTGACggtgacgccgccgtgctgTCTCAAAGCATTCTCAAGCCCTTGATAACCGTCAGGGATGGCGTGGCTGAATCTCAGACCGTGGAAGATTGGCAGGGGCGACGTTCGCGAAGTATCATCGCTGGGAGGAGTGTCGATCTTGGCCGGTTTCGACGGaccggctgctgctggcttgTCGAATGCTCCCGACTTGGTCGCGTGGAGAACTGAAGCCTGAGGGTCGTAGGCGGCTGtttgtcgtcgaggaagcTCATCGAGTTCAATGACCCCAGGTTTCTGGTCTACCGTCGGACTTGCGCGCTTGGCTTCTGCCGGGGGCTCTGTTGTTGATAACAGTTCtccgacgaggtcgtcaatGCCCCCACGCTTCCGCTTTCGAGCCACGGCAGGctgcagctcctcctcgtcgagaggcacctcctccttctcAGGCTGGCGGAACACGGAGCCGTCGAGAACATCCTCGGGTCGTACTCGTCCATCCCGACGCGGCTTACGGGCGTCGTAGGCGTCTTCACTCCACCGGCCGTGAAACCCGACACAGTCCCAGATCCACGACTCGTAGACAATGCACATGTCTGGGTCGTCCAAGCGTTtcccgcggcggcgctgcatcgcacggtcgccgagctccttgaccgCCCACTTGATCTTTTCGCTCTGCTTGGACTTGGGGTCCGTGGTCGGGTACGCGGACACGAGGTGCGTGCAGGTCCTGTCGAGGTCCCTGCTGTACACGCCTCCCTCCTGATTGATGAGCTTGATGATCTGTTTCCtgcggtcgagctggtcgatgCCGGTGATGGAGATCTTTAGCCCGAGGAACGGCAGCAAGCGGTGCGACTCGACGCTCTGGCGGGTTAGCAGGACGTCACAGGGAGTGAACCCACCGAGGCGAAGTCGAGCTCCCCTCCCTTAATCCACTGGGCATGCGCATCGCGGATCCACGACGGCGCCATGACCGGGATCCTATGCTCGACAGCGTACTGTGTCTGTCAGCCACCCCCCTATCGCCCTAGCTACCCACGTTATACTTCTGCGACGTGTATCCCACGGCAACAACATAGTTGACCGTCTGGGTCAGAGCACTCTCGATGTTGCCTCCGAGTTCGCGCacgagcttgacgagctcgggcttgtcctcgacgccggtgaAGGTGAGCGTAACGTGTTTCCACGGCCTGTTGGCATTGTCGATCGAtgggccggcggcatcgtcgtctGGGAACGTCAGTTCGGCCCGCACAGGTCCGCTCACCTGACGAGTCTTCCTCCATAGCTCTGGCTAAGATCTCGCTGTCCGGGATGGTCTGGCGCCCTCTGTTGCTCCTGCGCTCTGGCGCCGGCCGCAACTTGACGTTGGGGACCTTGTGGGACAGGTGACCCCTACGGTTCATTGTTGTGGGTGATGTTATGAGTAGGAGGTGGAGAGTAAACGCAGTCAATCGTTGTTGATTTCTCTGGACGCGTCCTTGTCCACCTAATGTTTTGACGCGTCGGGGCGTGGGTGGCGGGGCAGACAGATTTGATCCCGCCCACGACCTCGGAGTTATCAGTAAATGTACATCTCTGCCTCTACGATGCATAGAAACGCGGTTTAAATTCCTGGCCCTTGTACATGCACATGCAGAGGACGATCCCCCAAATCTCACCTAAATTGGTTACATGATTTTTGCGGTAGACTGTGTCGATGAGTGGGTACGAGTCTGAAAAGCGGAAGTAGGTGGGTGGCAGGGCGTGCGATTAGGCCCCGCAATCTCGGCACAGagctgccagccagcaaTCACAAAGTCTAAATAAATCGCAATACGCGTCATCCAATTCGGGCTCGACAACACGACTCCCACCTCCGACATCTCCATCACACACATCCTCTCACGCAAAAGAGACATGGCACCGACGCCAAAGCCATCACCGGGCGCCTCGGCAAGAGGGACCGCACCGCCAgtgccgcgcagctcgcgcccCTCGGGCTCCAAGAGcaccgtcgagctcgtcactTCGCTCGTGACCGGACTGTTCAGCGACCCGGTGGGCACTGTCCGCGCGCTGCTCTTCGACCGCGCGTACTTCTGGATCTTGGCTGCCGGTCTCTTGGCTTTCCAGTTTGCCATCGGCCTCGTCATCATCTGGAAGATTCCATGTACGTCtactgttgctgctgcggctgctgcgcgcacGGCCCTGACACTCGCAGACACAAAGATCGACTGGGACGCGTACATGCAGCAGGTGGATGGCTTCCTCACCGGCGAGAGGGACTACTCCAAGCTTGAGGGGGAGACAGGACCACTAGTGTAGGTGGCATTGACTTGACGAATCACCTGCTAAGATCCCAGTTACCCCGCTCTCCACCTGTACATCTACACGGCGCTGTACAAGCTGCTGCCTGCGGCAGGCCGCGAGCGTCCAGCGCAGttcatcttcctcgtcgtcgagtcCGTGACACTGGTCCTCGTTTCAACCATCTACTTCCTCGCGGGACGGAGCAAGCACATCCCACAATGGATCCTCATCCCGCTCGTCTTCTCCAAGCGCTCGCACTCGATCTACCTGCTGCGCCTCTTCAACGACCCGTTCGCAATGCTCATCTTCTACGCGTCGGTCGTGCTCTTCCAGACCGGGTGGTGGAAGGTGGCATCGCTGGTGTACTCGTGGGTTTGAGCAGTTGTGGCACTCTAACCCACCAGCCTTGCACTCGGCGTCAAGATGAACATCCTGCTCACGCTCCCCGGCCTCCTGGTCATCCTGTTCCAGAATCGGGGCGCCTTCGGCACCGTCGACTCGGTGGTCCTCATCGCCATCACGCAGGTCGCCCTCCCAGGCTTCTACTTCCTCGACACGGCCGCTGACGCACGGGCCTACTTTACCTCGGCGTTTGACTTCTCCCGCGAGTTCATGTACAAGTGGACTGTCAACTGGCGGTTCGTGAGCGAAGAGACCTTCCTGTCCAAGGGCttcgcgcgcggccttctcATCGCACACGTCGTTACGCTCATCGCGTTCGGGTGGTTCAGGTGGAACCCGGTCCCGGGTGGGTCGGCTGCCGTGCTCAAGCGTGGACTGTCGAGTGTCAAGGCGTCGTTCCGGCCAGCTGTACCT
This window encodes:
- the Topbp1 gene encoding DNA topoisomerase 2-binding protein 1 — translated: MNRRGHLSHKVPNVKLRPAPERRSNRGRQTIPDSEILARAMEEDSSDDDAAGPSIDNANRPWKHVTLTFTGVEDKPELVKLVRELGGNIESALTQTVNYVVAVGYTSQKYNYAVEHRIPVMAPSWIRDAHAQWIKGGELDFASSVESHRLLPFLGLKISITGIDQLDRRKQIIKLINQEGGVYSRDLDRTCTHLVSAYPTTDPKSKQSEKIKWAVKELGDRAMQRRRGKRLDDPDMCIVYESWIWDCVGFHGRWSEDAYDARKPRRDGRVRPEDVLDGSVFRQPEKEEVPLDEEELQPAVARKRKRGGIDDLVGELLSTTEPPAEAKRASPTVDQKPGVIELDELPRRQTAAYDPQASVLHATKSGAFDKPAAAGPSKPAKIDTPPSDDTSRTSPLPIFHGLRFSHAIPDGYQGLENALRQHGGVTVSEADRLAGAPVDYVIVRLSARLRPPMPELPTGQTAPQVVTECWVEGCCFSQRLLSPDENLVFQPVSFTRAIPEAEPFLVHISGFSTETNVYLRRLLRTIGGTLSERLNKHATHLVCASPAGLKYDKAKEWGLTVVRDSWLWTMGRTGVMEPASAHAHDAPAPAATASARQTTNTTTSSGLDPSLPPPEGGALRGTPGARSLKPTPTHVDVIPDAEHANPLSPPKHATERILNRAILSPGRRTASAPESSPLGSPARASDLKASATVGATGTRDDFTAALRKLAEDPAPQRSKLVRRARVSSTKSKAVVTPTAGSPSTSPVKSPAKEPVTMLGVPPAAVEDESMRVTYADPVSEKERRRLVDAVMRSGPSPSKASPSRRQKL
- the ALG3_0 gene encoding Dol-P-Man:Man(5)GlcNAc(2)-PP-Dol alpha-1,3-mannosyltransferase, producing MAPTPKPSPGASARGTAPPVPRSSRPSGSKSTVELVTSLVTGLFSDPVGTVRALLFDRAYFWILAAGLLAFQFAIGLVIIWKIPYTKIDWDAYMQQVDGFLTGERDYSKLEGETGPLVYPALHLYIYTALYKLLPAAGRERPAQFIFLVVESVTLVLVSTIYFLAGRSKHIPQWILIPLVFSKRSHSIYLLRLFNDPFAMLIFYASVVLFQTGWWKVASLVYSLALGVKMNILLTLPGLLVILFQNRGAFGTVDSVVLIAITQVALPGFYFLDTAADARAYFTSAFDFSREFMYKWTVNWRFVSEETFLSKGFARGLLIAHVVTLIAFGWFRWNPVPGGSAAVLKRGLSSVKASFRPAVPLGQLPSSHIPLVLFTSNLIGMTFARSLHYQFHAWYFHQLPLLLYLGGGWGEPVLILGFIALLEKAWLTYPSTPRSSLAMLAVHLVILAGLWFKGPRPPVVAPLAKRK